One Cryptomeria japonica chromosome 9, Sugi_1.0, whole genome shotgun sequence genomic window carries:
- the LOC131039975 gene encoding G-type lectin S-receptor-like serine/threonine-protein kinase At2g19130, translating to MDEKRASSCLSLLFAVTVFIHLKSYGAAVQAGDTLSLGSSLAGNQTLISKNGTFEFGFFSPNGGNNWYIGIWYANIAEKTIVWVANRETPARNKPGILKLSRQGKLRLFDAEGASIWSVNKSIKASRAVILDSGNFLMLSNNNKPETEWQSFDNPVDTLLSGMRFGGQQKLVSWKNSLDPALGLFSYHMDPSGAKRLVLTWNNSVQYWKSGTWDGNTFSDIPEILVEGLYNVSVESSSSGLYVSYKLITNINGLSRVFLTKSGDYGNALYDGSKWNMFWSVPRDECAVYGLCGAYGICNSCNNLQFCSCVEGFTPKDNKAWDSKEWWSNGCVHQRPLNCGAKNGSTDGFIDSNAMLPNDYPSSFPAPTKNDCEKACLGNCSCTAYSLNPLSGSCQIWSGHLLNLRSSSPSKVIQMFSFE from the coding sequence ATGGACGAAAAAAGGGCATCGTCCTGCTTAAGCCTTCTTTTTGCAGTTACAGTGTTTATTCATCTGAAGAGTTATGGCGCTGCAGTCCAGGCTGGAGATACTCTTTCCTTGGGTTCCTCACTTGCTGGAAATCAgacattaatttcaaagaatggcaCTTTTGAATTTGGATTCTTCAGCCCAAATGGGGGCAATAACTGGTATATTGGAATCTGGTATGCCAATATAGCAGAGAAGACGATTGTTTGGGTGGCTAACAGGGAGACTCCCGCCAGAAACAAGCCTGGCATTTTGAAGCTGTCAAGACAAGGTAAACTGAGATTGTTTGATGCAGAGGGCGCGTCTATTTGGTCAGTCAACAAATCCATCAAGGCAAGCCGGGCTGTGATATTAGATTCTGGTAATTTCTTAATGCTGAGCAATAACAATAAACCAGAAACTGAGTGGCAGAGTTTCGACAATCCCGTAGATACATTGCTGTCCGGGATGAGATTCGGTGGACAGCAAAAGCTAGTCTCTTGGAAAAATTCATTGGATCCCGCTCTCGGGCTTTTCTCCTATCACATGGATCCATCAGGGGCCAAACGATTGGTGCTAACATGGAATAATTCTGTACAGTATTGGAAGAGCGGAACTTGGGACGGCAATACTTTCAGTGACATTCCAGAAATCCTAGTCGAAGGGCTCTATAATGTCAGCGTTGAAAGTAGCAGCTCCGGTTTGTATGTCAGTTATAAATTGATAACTAACATCAATGGGTTGTCGCGTGTTTTCCTAACGAAGTCCGGAGACTATGGAAATGCTTTGTATGATGGCAGTAAGTGGAACATGTTCTGGTCTGTGCCTAGAGATGAATGTGCCGTATATGGTCTCTGTGGCGCTTATGGAATCTGCAACTCCTGCAACAATCTTCAGTTCTGCAGCTGCGtggaaggcttcactcccaaagaCAATAAGGCCTGGGATTCGAAAGAGTGGTGGTCCAATGGCTGTGTTCACCAGAGACCGTTAAATTGTGGTGCCAAAAATGGTAGCACCGACGGATTCATCGACTCCAATGCAATGTTGCCCAATGATTACCCATCATCATTCCCTGCACCCACAAAAAATGATTGCGAGAAAGCCTGCCTCGGCAACTGCTCTTGCACTGCTTATAGTTTGAATCCACTTTCAGGGTCCTGCCAAATCTGGTCCGGACATTTGTTAAACTTGCGCAGTTCTAGTCCATCAAAAGTAATTCAAATGTTTTCATTCGAGTAG
- the LOC131039970 gene encoding G-type lectin S-receptor-like serine/threonine-protein kinase At2g19130, producing the protein MDGKRATCCLSLFFAVTVFIHMKSYGAVVQAGDSLSLGSSLAGNQTLISKNGTFELGFFSPNGSNNWYIGIWFANVLEKTIVWVANRETPARNKSGVLKLSRQGKLKLFDSEGASIWSVNISSKASRAVILDSGNFLMLGDDNKADTVWQSFDNPLDTLLSGMRFGGQQKLVSWKNSLDPAPGLFSYHVDPSEAKQMVLTWNNSIQYWESGSWDGNVFNDIPEMVMEGLYNISIESTRSALYVSYKLITNINALSRVVLTKSGDYGQALYDGSKWNMFWSVPRDECAIYGLCGAYGTCNSNHLQFCSCVESFTPKDNRARDSQEWWSSGCVRQRPLNCSTDGFIDSNATLPNDYPSSFPAPTKKDCEKACLSNCSCTAYSFNPLSESCQIWSGHLLNMRSSPSKRNSNVFIRVAASALPNFDPPSSSRFKTILPVVLGIAIALTITLGIFSFLMWGRRYWLRPVESCADSSNSFFRMFSYKELKIATGNFRSMLGSGGFGSVFKGSLADGTLVAVKKLEGSNRDDKQFRAEISSLGNIQHANLIRLRGFCAEESRRLLVYDYMPNSSLNSLLFTSNSKSKTKVLDWKTRFQIALGTARALVYLHEECRDRIIHGDIKPENILLDANYSPKVADFGMAKLVSRDLSRILTTTRGTRGYLAPEWISGLPITPKVDVYSFGMTLLEIISGRRTLDLKVQDSSKYYFPTWAATQIYKGNTINIVEEDVAEEKDIEEVRRVTVVALLCIEKDEEVRPSMEQVVLMLEGKIEPQAPWISSSALMDKQANRNDSDGKSNGDVENAS; encoded by the coding sequence ATGGACGGAAAAAGGGCAACATGCTGTTTAAGCCTTTTTTTTGCAGTTACAGTGTTCATTCATATGAAGAGTTATGGTGCTGTAGTCCAGGCTGGAGATTCTCTTTCCTTGGGTTCCTCGCTTGCTGGAAATCAgacattaatttcaaagaatggcaCTTTTGAATTGGGATTCTTCAGCCCAAATGGGAGCAATAACTGGTACATTGGTATCTGGTTTGCCAATGTACTAGAGAAGACGATTGTTTGGGTGGCTAACAGGGAGACTCCCGCCAGAAACAAATCTGGTGTTTTGAAGCTGTCAAGACAAGGTAAACTGAAACTGTTTGATTCAGAGGGCGCGTCTATTTGGTCGGTCAACATATCCAGCAAGGCATCCCGGGCTGTTATTTTAGATTCTGGTAATTTCTTAATGCTGGGCGATGACAATAAAGCAGACACTGTGTGGCAGAGTTTCGATAATCCCCTAGATACATTGCTGTCTGGGATGAGATTCGGTGGACAGCAAAAGTTAGTCTCTTGGAAAAATTCATTAGATCCCGCTCCAGGGCTTTTCTCTTATCACGTGGATCCATCAGAGGCCAAACAAATGGTGCTAACATGGAACAATTCTATACAGTATTGGGAGAGCGGATCTTGGGACGGCAATGTTTTCAATGACATTCCAGAAATGGTAATGGAAGGCCTTTACAATATCAGCATTGAAAGTACCAGATCTGCTTTGTATGTCAGTTATAAATTGATAACTAACATCAATGCGCTCTCACGTGTCGTCCTAACGAAATCCGGAGACTACGGACAAGCTTTATATGATGGCAGCAAGTGGAACATGTTCTGGTCTGTGCCTAGAGATGAATGCGCCATATATGGTCTCTGTGGCGCTTATGGAACCTGCAACTCCAACCATCTTCAGTTCTGCAGCTGCGTGGAAAGCTTCACCCCCAAAGACAATAGGGCCAGGGATTCGCAAGAGTGGTGGTCCAGTGGCTGTGTTCGCCAGAGACCGTTAAATTGCAGCACAGACGGATTCATCGACTCCAACGCAACGTTGCCCAATGATTACCCATCATCATTCCCTGCACCCACCAAAAAGGATTGCGAGAAAGCCTGCCTCAGCAACTGCTCTTGCACTGCTTATTCTTTCAATCCGCTTTCAGAGTCCTGCCAAATCTGGTCCGGACATTTGCTAAACATGCGAAGTTCTCCATCGAAAAGGAATTCCAATGTATTCATTCGAGTAGCTGCCTCTGCGCTTCCAAATTTCGATCCACCATCGTCCTCCAGATTCAAAACCATCCTGCCTGTAGTGCTTGGCATTGCTATTGCTCTCACCATTACTTTGGGTATCTTTTCATTTCTAATGTGGGGGAGGAGGTATTGGCTACGACCAGTGGAGAGCTGTGCAGATTCCTCCAACTCTTTTTTTAGAATGTTCAGTTACAAGGAGTTGAAGATCGCAACTGGGAATTTCAGGTCTATGTTGGGGAGCGGAGGATTCGGGTCAGTGTTCAAAGGATCTTTAGCAGACGGTACGCTTGTGGCCGTAAAGAAATTGGAAGGTTCAAACCGAGATGATAAGCAATTCCGAGCGGAAATCAGTTCCCTTGGAAACATACAACATGCAAATTTGATCAGGCTTCGAGGGTTTTGTGCGGAAGAATCCAGAAGGTTACTGGTTTATGATTACATGCCCAACAGCTCTTTAAATTCCTTACTATTCACTAGTAATTCCAAAAGTAAAACGAAGGTACTCGACTGGAAGACCCGATTCCAGATCGCTTTAGGCACTGCAAGAGCTTTAGTTTACCTCCATGAGGAATGTAGAGATCGCATCATTCACGGGGATATAAAGCCCGAGAACATTCTGCTGGACGCTAATTATTCACCCAAGGTTGCCGATTTCGGGATGGCAAAGCTTGTGAGTAGAGATTTGAGCCGCATCCTGACCACAACGAGAGGAACGAGAGGTTATTTGGCTCCAGAATGGATTTCTGGCCTTCCCATCACTCCAAAAGTTGATGTATACAGTTTTGGCATGACTCTTTTGGAAATCATTTCTGGCAGAAGAACTCTGGATTTAAAAGTGCAAGATTCAAGTAAGTATTACTTTCCCACATGGGCTGCAACCCAAATTTACAAGGGGAACACAATTAATATTGTGGAGGAGGATGTTGCAGAGGAGAAAGATATTGAAGAGGTGAGAAGAGTAACTGTAGTAGCGTTATTATGCATTGAAAAAGATGAGGAGGTGAGGCCGAGCATGGAGCAAGTGGTGTTAATGCTGGAAGGGAAGATAGAGCCTCAAGCTCCGTGGATTTCAAGCTCTGCGCTCATGGACAAGCAAGCAAACAGAAACGACAGTGATGGCAAAAGCAATGGCGATGTGGAGAATGCATCTTAA